Proteins from a single region of Hermetia illucens chromosome 3, iHerIll2.2.curated.20191125, whole genome shotgun sequence:
- the LOC119651236 gene encoding protein real-time isoform X2, whose translation MVQKYQSPVRVYKHPFELVMAAYERRFPKCPQMPIVLDCEIIKDEILDHGARRNTSRRCKLAVDAPYLFKKIIGVDVVYFMQTNYLDLANRTLSIEATNETFSSRIEIFERCRYYVHPDNPDWTCFDQTATLDIKNFFGFENSMEKMGMKQYTQTTLKGREIIEYFIDQLKSEGVTHIERWKASDETIPSELSPIKLTDEADTSDMLDGDFIAKHLGNLSPMQESKLLEFHKLCKTTSGIDKCPTYQTLLRFLRARDFNVEKAMLMLKESLVWRADNNIDELLKEYKMPHVILKHFPGSWHHQDKDGRPMYILRLGHMDVKGLLKAVGEEGLLKLSLHICEEGMQLIQESAIHLGKPVLSWCLLVDLEGLSMRHLWRPGIKVLLKIIETVEKNYPETMGRVLVVRAPRVFPIAWTIVSTFIDENTRSKFLFYGGPDCLHMKDGLEQYIDSQIIPDFLGGPCKTLIHEGGLVPKTLYKMNSEEEAQNGAPPHEHHNLYKTVDVRPGCIHEVVIKNNDPKSVLTWDFDVINSDLYFTLYRTTADLPAKNDSSTSFFDLSGFEEGKNYFREEPSTICRHKESVQGSHVMNSADTYVMHWFSPASSSSSSGPAQLMYFYEVLSSANYKGSMTSLQSGCSALSVASSCQSR comes from the exons GCATACGAGCGGCGCTTTCCAAAATGTCCGCAAATGCCAATAGTCTTGGATTGTGAAATCATTAAAGATGAAATACTCGACCACGGAGCACGTCGTAATACAAGTCGTCGTTGCAAGCTAGCTGTCGATGCCCCATacttattcaaaaaaattatcGGAGTCGATGTCGTCTACTTCATGCAAACGAACTATTTAGATTTAGCCAACCGTACACTAAGCATCGAAGCAACAAATGAAACATTCTCGTCGAGAATTGAGATTTTCGAACGTTGTCGTTATTATGTTCATCCAGATAATCCGGACTGGACATGCTTCGATCAAACTGCAACTCTTGATATTAAAAATTTCTTTGGTTTTGAAAACTCAATGGAGAAAATGGGCATGAAACAATACACGCAGACAACATTGAAAGGACGAGAAATTATTGAATATTTCATAGACCAATTGAAAAGCGAAGGCGTCACACATATTGAACGTTGGAAAGCTTCGGACGAAACAATACCATCTGAACTTTCACCGATAAAACTTACTGACGAAGCAGATACGAGTGACATGCTTGATGgagattttattgcaaaacactTGGGCAATTTATCGCCAATGCAAGAGTCGAAACTGCTGGAGTTCCATAAATTATGCAAAACCACGAGTGGAATTGATAAATGTCCAACGTATCAGACTTTGTTAAGATTTCTTCGTGCAAGAGACTTCAATGTGGAAAAAGCCATGCTTATGTTAAAAGAATCGCTAGTATGGCGCGCTGATAATAATATTGATGAGCTGCTGAAGGAATATAAAATGCCGCATGTAATTTTAAAACATTTCCCGGGTAGTTGGCATCATCAGGACAAGGACGGCAGACCTATGTATATTTTGCGTTTGGGGCACATGGATGTCAAGGGCTTACTGAAAGCTGTTGGGGAAGAAGGACTAttaaaattg TCATTGCATATTTGCGAAGAAGGAATGCAGTTAATTCAGGAATCAGCTATTCATTTGGGGAAACCTGTTCTCAGTTGGTGTCTGCTCGTTGATTTAGAGGGTCTCTCAATGCGTCATTTATGGCGCCCAGGAATCAAAGTTTTGCTGAAAATTATCGAAACTGTTGAGAAAAACTATCCAGAAACAATGGGCCGCGTTCTCGTCGTTCGTGCGCCGAGGGTATTTCCGATTGCTTGGACCATTGTTAGTACATTTATAG ATGAAAATACTCGCTCCAAATTTTTGTTCTATGGAGGACCGGACTGTTTGCATATGAAAGACGGATTGGAGCAATATATTGACTCACAAATCATTCCCGATTTCCTGGGAGGACCGTGTAAG ACCTTAATTCACGAAGGAGGACTTGTACCCAAAACATTATACAAAATGAACAGCGAAGAAGAGGCACAAAATGGAGCACCGCCCCACGAGCATCATAATTTATACAAAACCGTAGATGTAAGACCTGGTTGTATACATGAGGTTGTGATTAAAAATAATGATCCCAAGAGTGTTCTTACGTGGGACTTTGATGTTATTAATAGTGATCTATACTTTACATTGTACCGGACGACAGCAGATTTACCAGCCAAAAATG ATTCATCTACATCGTTCTTTGACTTGTCGGGCTTTGAAGAAGGAAAGAATTATTTCCGCGAGGAACCATCTACAATATGTCGTCATAAAGAAAGTGTTCAG GGTTCACATGTCATGAATTCAGCCGACACTTATGTTATGCATTGGTTCAGCCCAGCATCATCTTCATCGTCATCAGGACCTGCGCAACTTATGTATTTCTATGAAGTACTAAGCTCAGCTAACTACAAGGGATCCATGACTAGCTTGCAATCAGGATGTTCAGCACTCAGCGTTGCCAGCTCATGCCAATCACGATGA
- the LOC119651236 gene encoding protein real-time isoform X1, producing the protein MVQKYQSPVRVYKHPFELVMAAYERRFPKCPQMPIVLDCEIIKDEILDHGARRNTSRRCKLAVDAPYLFKKIIGVDVVYFMQTNYLDLANRTLSIEATNETFSSRIEIFERCRYYVHPDNPDWTCFDQTATLDIKNFFGFENSMEKMGMKQYTQTTLKGREIIEYFIDQLKSEGVTHIERWKASDETIPSELSPIKLTDEADTSDMLDGDFIAKHLGNLSPMQESKLLEFHKLCKTTSGIDKCPTYQTLLRFLRARDFNVEKAMLMLKESLVWRADNNIDELLKEYKMPHVILKHFPGSWHHQDKDGRPMYILRLGHMDVKGLLKAVGEEGLLKLSLHICEEGMQLIQESAIHLGKPVLSWCLLVDLEGLSMRHLWRPGIKVLLKIIETVEKNYPETMGRVLVVRAPRVFPIAWTIVSTFIDENTRSKFLFYGGPDCLHMKDGLEQYIDSQIIPDFLGGPCKPSITTNMDPVPPAYYTRCYLVSCQCTLIHEGGLVPKTLYKMNSEEEAQNGAPPHEHHNLYKTVDVRPGCIHEVVIKNNDPKSVLTWDFDVINSDLYFTLYRTTADLPAKNDSSTSFFDLSGFEEGKNYFREEPSTICRHKESVQGSHVMNSADTYVMHWFSPASSSSSSGPAQLMYFYEVLSSANYKGSMTSLQSGCSALSVASSCQSR; encoded by the exons GCATACGAGCGGCGCTTTCCAAAATGTCCGCAAATGCCAATAGTCTTGGATTGTGAAATCATTAAAGATGAAATACTCGACCACGGAGCACGTCGTAATACAAGTCGTCGTTGCAAGCTAGCTGTCGATGCCCCATacttattcaaaaaaattatcGGAGTCGATGTCGTCTACTTCATGCAAACGAACTATTTAGATTTAGCCAACCGTACACTAAGCATCGAAGCAACAAATGAAACATTCTCGTCGAGAATTGAGATTTTCGAACGTTGTCGTTATTATGTTCATCCAGATAATCCGGACTGGACATGCTTCGATCAAACTGCAACTCTTGATATTAAAAATTTCTTTGGTTTTGAAAACTCAATGGAGAAAATGGGCATGAAACAATACACGCAGACAACATTGAAAGGACGAGAAATTATTGAATATTTCATAGACCAATTGAAAAGCGAAGGCGTCACACATATTGAACGTTGGAAAGCTTCGGACGAAACAATACCATCTGAACTTTCACCGATAAAACTTACTGACGAAGCAGATACGAGTGACATGCTTGATGgagattttattgcaaaacactTGGGCAATTTATCGCCAATGCAAGAGTCGAAACTGCTGGAGTTCCATAAATTATGCAAAACCACGAGTGGAATTGATAAATGTCCAACGTATCAGACTTTGTTAAGATTTCTTCGTGCAAGAGACTTCAATGTGGAAAAAGCCATGCTTATGTTAAAAGAATCGCTAGTATGGCGCGCTGATAATAATATTGATGAGCTGCTGAAGGAATATAAAATGCCGCATGTAATTTTAAAACATTTCCCGGGTAGTTGGCATCATCAGGACAAGGACGGCAGACCTATGTATATTTTGCGTTTGGGGCACATGGATGTCAAGGGCTTACTGAAAGCTGTTGGGGAAGAAGGACTAttaaaattg TCATTGCATATTTGCGAAGAAGGAATGCAGTTAATTCAGGAATCAGCTATTCATTTGGGGAAACCTGTTCTCAGTTGGTGTCTGCTCGTTGATTTAGAGGGTCTCTCAATGCGTCATTTATGGCGCCCAGGAATCAAAGTTTTGCTGAAAATTATCGAAACTGTTGAGAAAAACTATCCAGAAACAATGGGCCGCGTTCTCGTCGTTCGTGCGCCGAGGGTATTTCCGATTGCTTGGACCATTGTTAGTACATTTATAG ATGAAAATACTCGCTCCAAATTTTTGTTCTATGGAGGACCGGACTGTTTGCATATGAAAGACGGATTGGAGCAATATATTGACTCACAAATCATTCCCGATTTCCTGGGAGGACCGTGTAAG CCAAGCATAACAACTAATATGGATCCAGTACCGCCGGCATACTACACGCGTTGTTATTTAGTCTCATGCCAATGT ACCTTAATTCACGAAGGAGGACTTGTACCCAAAACATTATACAAAATGAACAGCGAAGAAGAGGCACAAAATGGAGCACCGCCCCACGAGCATCATAATTTATACAAAACCGTAGATGTAAGACCTGGTTGTATACATGAGGTTGTGATTAAAAATAATGATCCCAAGAGTGTTCTTACGTGGGACTTTGATGTTATTAATAGTGATCTATACTTTACATTGTACCGGACGACAGCAGATTTACCAGCCAAAAATG ATTCATCTACATCGTTCTTTGACTTGTCGGGCTTTGAAGAAGGAAAGAATTATTTCCGCGAGGAACCATCTACAATATGTCGTCATAAAGAAAGTGTTCAG GGTTCACATGTCATGAATTCAGCCGACACTTATGTTATGCATTGGTTCAGCCCAGCATCATCTTCATCGTCATCAGGACCTGCGCAACTTATGTATTTCTATGAAGTACTAAGCTCAGCTAACTACAAGGGATCCATGACTAGCTTGCAATCAGGATGTTCAGCACTCAGCGTTGCCAGCTCATGCCAATCACGATGA